DNA sequence from the Candidatus Limnocylindrales bacterium genome:
CACCGAGCGGTATAGCGCCAGCGCGCGTTCACGCTGGCCCGCGTTCTCGTTGAGCGAGGCGGCTGTCGAGCGCATGCGCTGACGCACTGCCGGCGTGAGCGTCTCGTCGGCTTGCGGCGAGGCCAGCGCGGCTTCGGTCAGAAGAAGACAGGCGCGTCGTCCGGCATCGGCGTCGGCGACGTTGCCCTTGGCCTGCTCACGCGCGGTCAGGACGAGCAATCGCGAGGACAGATCGTCGAGATACACCGGCTCGAGCCTGGCGACCTCGGGACGAGCCGCTTCGGTGGCGGCGAGCTGGAGCCGGCCCAGGCGCGAAGCGGCGGCAAGTCGCAGCCGCACGATCTGCAGTCGCTGCTCGACGAGCTTCGGATACTTCTCTTCGAATCCTTCCAGATGCGCGAGCGCCTGTTCCCACCGCGGCGGCTGCTCGGTCGCTTCCATGTAGGCGCTCATCAGCGCCGCGCGCCCGCGAAGGTCCTGCACCGTGCTCTCGCCGAGAGCCGCGGCATCAACTCTGGCGCTCTTGTCGTGGAAAGCGGCGAGCGCGTCGGTGGCCTTCTTGCGCAGCACCGGATCCGGCGGCGTGTCCTCGGGCAGCTGCTCGAGCTGCTTCACGTACGACTGTGCCGTCGCGAACGCCGCGCGGAACTCGAACGACGGATCGCCTTTGACCTTGGCGTAGTGCGCAACCGCTTCGGTCCACTTCTCCTGGCGCTGGCGGATTTCGCCGAGGCGGAAATGCGCTTCGCCGGCGGCCTTGTGATCGGGAAACGCGGTGACGAACTCCTTGATCGCTTTCTCGTAGCGTTGCTCGCGTTCGGCAGATGCGGCAGTATCGGCGGAAGCGTCCGCAGGTGATGCGCCGCCCTTGGCCGCGGCCGCGTCCTTGTCGGCCGCAGTCTTCCCGCCAGCGTTCTTGCCGGCCGCCTTGTCCGAACCGTCCTTCTCGCTCGCTATGCTGGCGTTGTAGATGGCCTCTTCGGCCTTGAACCGAAGATAGGCCGCGTCGTCGCGATAGTAGGCCTTGCCCTTGTCGGCCAGCGCCAGATCGAACGCAGCGATCGCGCCGTCGCGATCGTTGGTTCGGAACTTTGCCAGCCCCAGCAGATAGGCGGCTTCGCCGGCATGCTCCCTGGCCTTCTCGTCCGTCGAGGCGAGCTCCTGTTCCAGGCGCGGCATGGCGTCCTTGTACTTTCCATCCGCGATCATCTTCTTGGTGATGTCCCATTCGGACGGAGGAGGCGGCGGCG
Encoded proteins:
- a CDS encoding tetratricopeptide repeat protein, whose product is MEQLGKQALSLLESNAPPSAAQYESIAGPLERIYDTHRKALDGMSKAVIAADGDMDALFETPQWRDHQAQAAQALYYLNWLRYWGAQAFSGQKRKDLLDEAASGFGEFATGSGNNPIIFESRLGRGLVYLESDHADWAAADFEFILESPAAPPERKRKAALALAEAYLKLGNVDGALQASKDALDHASAADQPRARIARARALAMAAASRPSVRDAYRSEATALLSSVQASGGPLAGRAGQILKMGLSNPGVWGSTAKAAPEPPPPPPPPSEWDITKKMIADGKYKDAMPRLEQELASTDEKAREHAGEAAYLLGLAKFRTNDRDGAIAAFDLALADKGKAYYRDDAAYLRFKAEEAIYNASIASEKDGSDKAAGKNAGGKTAADKDAAAAKGGASPADASADTAASAEREQRYEKAIKEFVTAFPDHKAAGEAHFRLGEIRQRQEKWTEAVAHYAKVKGDPSFEFRAAFATAQSYVKQLEQLPEDTPPDPVLRKKATDALAAFHDKSARVDAAALGESTVQDLRGRAALMSAYMEATEQPPRWEQALAHLEGFEEKYPKLVEQRLQIVRLRLAAASRLGRLQLAATEAARPEVARLEPVYLDDLSSRLLVLTAREQAKGNVADADAGRRACLLLTEAALASPQADETLTPAVRQRMRSTAASLNENAGQRERALALYRSVLEEKPEEVSARAGAARILEAQGNTTVARALWDEIVDSPETRAGWLEAHYQSARLSDSLGEKERACKVLRKVPASMLQGATSGPALEVARMLRACPPPQT